Proteins from one Paenibacillus amylolyticus genomic window:
- a CDS encoding ACT domain-containing protein produces the protein MNERYYLVREDILPEAVVKTMQVKELLASGDVKTVHEAVEQVGLSRSAFYKYKDGIHLINQLERERIVTISIDLEHQSGILSRVLGHVAGYGANVLTINQSIPLQGRANVVISVETTHLHGEIGEMLDRMQDMPGVRRTRIVGQG, from the coding sequence GTGAACGAACGCTATTACTTAGTACGGGAAGATATTTTACCAGAGGCTGTGGTGAAGACCATGCAGGTAAAAGAACTACTGGCTTCTGGTGATGTTAAAACAGTGCATGAGGCCGTTGAGCAGGTCGGATTAAGTCGGAGTGCCTTTTACAAGTATAAGGATGGAATTCATCTGATCAACCAGCTTGAACGCGAAAGAATTGTAACAATCTCCATTGATCTGGAGCATCAGTCAGGGATCTTGTCTCGTGTGCTTGGACATGTCGCTGGTTATGGAGCCAACGTACTCACGATTAATCAGAGTATTCCGCTTCAGGGAAGAGCCAATGTTGTCATTTCAGTGGAAACGACACATCTGCATGGCGAGATTGGTGAAATGCTGGATCGAATGCAAGATATGCCTGGCGTAAGACGCACGCGTATTGTAGGCCAAGGTTAA
- the obgE gene encoding GTPase ObgE, whose translation MFVDKAKIYVKAGDGGDGIISFRREKYVPNGGPAGGDGGRGADIIFRVDEGLRTLMDFRYQRHFKAPRGEKGRNKSQHGANAENMIVRIPPGTVILDEDSGEVLADMTRHGQQVVIARGGRGGRGNIRFATPNNPAPELAENGEEGQERYIVLELKVMADVGLVGFPSVGKSTLLSVVSSAKPKIGAYHFTTITPNLGVVGVGEGRSFVMADLPGLIEGAHEGIGLGHEFLRHVERTRIIIHVVDMSGSEGRDPFEDWQKINDELKLYNPLLAERPQVVAANKMDMPDSEANLEQFLQQVREVQPDIEVMPISSLTRKGIQELLYRAADLLDQIPDEPVVEEVADVSERKVYSLDKKEDEGFRIVRENEIFVVESAKIDRMMKRMQLNSHEAILKLARTLRYMGVDDELRKRGAVEGTIVRIGDFEFEFVEGSSYY comes from the coding sequence ATGTTTGTAGATAAAGCGAAGATTTATGTAAAAGCCGGAGACGGAGGGGACGGAATTATTTCGTTCCGTCGTGAGAAGTACGTTCCGAACGGCGGACCTGCTGGAGGCGATGGAGGCAGAGGCGCTGACATCATTTTCCGTGTGGATGAAGGTTTGCGGACATTGATGGATTTCCGTTACCAGCGTCACTTCAAAGCTCCGCGTGGTGAGAAGGGACGTAACAAAAGTCAGCATGGTGCAAACGCTGAGAACATGATTGTGCGTATTCCGCCAGGAACTGTCATTCTGGATGAAGACAGTGGAGAAGTACTGGCGGATATGACACGCCACGGTCAACAGGTTGTTATTGCTCGTGGTGGTCGGGGCGGACGGGGTAACATCCGGTTTGCCACGCCGAACAATCCTGCGCCTGAACTTGCCGAGAACGGTGAAGAAGGACAGGAGCGTTACATCGTGCTCGAATTGAAAGTTATGGCCGATGTGGGTCTGGTTGGTTTCCCAAGCGTCGGGAAATCCACATTGCTTTCTGTCGTTTCATCAGCGAAGCCAAAGATTGGCGCATACCATTTTACAACCATTACACCGAATCTGGGTGTAGTCGGTGTAGGTGAAGGCCGCAGCTTCGTTATGGCCGACTTGCCTGGTCTGATTGAAGGTGCGCATGAAGGAATCGGCCTGGGACATGAGTTTTTACGTCATGTGGAGCGTACCCGTATTATTATTCATGTGGTGGACATGTCGGGTTCAGAAGGACGCGATCCATTTGAAGACTGGCAGAAAATTAATGATGAACTGAAACTGTACAATCCGCTACTGGCTGAGAGACCGCAGGTTGTCGCAGCCAATAAAATGGATATGCCGGACTCCGAAGCCAATTTGGAGCAATTCTTGCAGCAAGTTCGTGAGGTGCAACCGGATATTGAAGTAATGCCTATTTCATCTCTGACTCGTAAAGGGATTCAAGAGCTCTTGTATCGTGCCGCTGATCTGTTGGATCAGATTCCGGACGAGCCAGTAGTTGAAGAGGTAGCAGACGTATCCGAACGTAAAGTGTACAGCTTGGACAAAAAAGAGGACGAAGGTTTCCGTATTGTGCGTGAGAATGAAATATTCGTTGTTGAAAGTGCCAAGATTGATCGCATGATGAAACGGATGCAATTGAACTCGCATGAAGCTATATTGAAACTCGCACGTACACTGCGTTATATGGGTGTGGACGATGAGTTGCGTAAGCGCGGAGCTGTAGAAGGCACCATCGTGCGTATTGGAGATTTTGAATTCGAATTTGTGGAAGGCAGCAGTTACTACTAA
- a CDS encoding homoserine dehydrogenase, giving the protein MKPVKVGLLGLGTVGTGVVRIVEGNQEDLSSQVGSPIVIEKIAVKNTEKERVIAVDRAKLTEDPWEVIRHPDIDVIVEVMGGIDQTKEYILEALERGKHIVTANKDLMALHGTEILAKAQEKQCDVFYEASVAGGIPIIRTLIEGFSSDRITRIMGIVNGTTNFILTKMSQEGASYEEVLTEAQALGYAESDPTSDVEGLDAARKMAILSTLGFRTNVELKDVTVKGISSVTREDITYARRLGYEMKLLGIADRIDDEITISVQPTMVRQNHPIASVNGVFNAVYVHGEAVGETMFYGAGAGELPTATSVVADIVAVTKNLKLGVNGLKAIVPYKTKRLQSDEQIVSKNFILLHVDDKAGVLAQITQIFAEYEVSLASVVQQPNEHNPDAEIIIVTHNASKASMDKVLKHFESLSVIRRIKSVYRVEG; this is encoded by the coding sequence GTGAAACCGGTAAAAGTCGGATTGTTGGGTCTGGGAACTGTCGGAACGGGAGTCGTTCGCATTGTGGAAGGGAATCAGGAAGATCTGAGCAGTCAGGTTGGGTCACCGATTGTCATTGAGAAGATCGCAGTGAAAAATACAGAGAAAGAACGTGTTATTGCTGTAGACCGTGCCAAGCTCACTGAAGATCCCTGGGAAGTCATTCGTCATCCGGATATCGATGTCATCGTTGAAGTCATGGGCGGCATTGATCAGACGAAGGAGTATATTCTTGAAGCGTTGGAACGTGGGAAACATATCGTAACAGCGAACAAAGATCTCATGGCACTGCATGGTACAGAGATTTTGGCGAAGGCGCAGGAAAAGCAATGTGACGTGTTCTATGAGGCGAGTGTTGCGGGAGGGATTCCCATCATTCGTACGCTGATTGAAGGGTTCTCTTCCGACCGCATTACCCGCATTATGGGCATTGTGAACGGAACAACGAATTTTATTCTGACCAAAATGAGCCAGGAAGGCGCATCCTATGAAGAAGTGCTAACCGAAGCACAGGCACTGGGATATGCTGAATCGGATCCGACCTCGGATGTGGAAGGACTTGATGCAGCCCGCAAAATGGCAATCTTGAGTACACTCGGCTTCCGCACCAATGTGGAGTTGAAAGATGTAACGGTTAAAGGGATATCCTCCGTAACCCGTGAAGACATAACGTATGCCCGCAGACTTGGCTATGAGATGAAGTTACTGGGTATTGCAGATCGGATTGACGATGAGATCACGATTAGCGTACAGCCGACAATGGTTAGACAGAATCATCCGATTGCTTCAGTCAACGGTGTGTTCAACGCAGTGTATGTACATGGTGAAGCTGTGGGAGAGACCATGTTCTACGGTGCCGGTGCTGGAGAATTGCCAACGGCGACTTCGGTTGTAGCTGACATTGTGGCGGTTACCAAAAACCTCAAGCTTGGTGTAAATGGTCTCAAAGCAATTGTGCCGTATAAGACGAAGCGACTGCAAAGCGACGAGCAGATCGTGTCGAAAAACTTTATTTTATTACACGTAGATGACAAGGCTGGTGTATTGGCACAAATCACACAAATCTTCGCAGAATATGAAGTCAGTCTGGCCTCGGTTGTGCAACAGCCGAATGAGCATAACCCGGATGCTGAGATCATTATCGTTACACATAATGCAAGTAAGGCAAGCATGGACAAAGTGTTAAAACATTTTGAATCACTCAGCGTCATTCGCCGCATTAAGAGTGTGTATCGGGTCGAAGGATAA